The sequence CCAGGCCTCGCTTGGCCTACGTAGAAGCTATCTGTGGAAGCTGTTATTCCCAGGTGGTATTTAACTCCCAAGGTCTCTGCGGCTTCAATTAAAGCTAGAGTAACCTCAATATCTGCACTTGCAGGGTACTCAACTCTTACATACTGTTTTGACGTTCCCTCAAGTCTAACGGCCGCTTTCGCTATTATCAAGTCCCCAATTTCAATTCCGGGCTGGATTGCTCCTGTTGAACCGACCCTAATAAACGTGTCAGCACCTATTGCTGCCAATTCTTCTATCGCTATTGCCGTTGAAGGCCCACCTATCCCCGTAGATGTAACGCTTATGGGAACTCCCTTGTATTTGCCGGTGTGAGTCCTATACTCTCTGTGAAATGCTATCTCCCTTGCTTCGTCCCATAGGGAGCTTATCTTAGGGACTCTCTCGGGATCACCCGGGAGAAGAACATACCTAGCAACATCACCGGGCTTACAGGCTATGTGGTATTGATACCCCTCTTCCGTTTGGGGTCTATCAGCAGGCATGAACTTCTTCATTTCCCTCACCTCTACACGGATTTTGAAAAGGGATATATAAATAAAACCCTTACTCTAGAAAGGGGAGAGAACATGTTAAAATGTCTAAAATGTGGAAAAACTCATAGGGGCTTCAAAATTATGTGCGAATGCGGAGGAATCCTTGAATACATCGATGAGAAGAGTGGCAACTTCAACAGTTTGCTGAAAAGGCAATTCTTGGATATAAGGAGATACCTTAACTTTCTGCCCGCGAAAGAGGAATTTTTACCAAAATTGACACCCCCAGTGACCCCAATAGTGGAGAGAGAAATTAAGGGTGTCAAGGTTTTCTTTAAGCTTGATTATCTAATGCCCAGCGGCTCTTTTAAGGACAGGGGCACCTATATTACCATTGCAAAGCTGAAAGAAGAAGGGATAAGAGAAGTAACACTTGATTCCTCAGGAAATGCCGCATTAAGCTTAGCGCTGTTTGCAAAGAGCGAGGGCATAAAAGCCCACCTTTTCATTCCAGAACACACAAGCGAAGGAAAAAAGAGACTCCTCAAGCTACTGGGAGCAGAAGTTCATGAAATCGAAGGCTCAAGAATGGAAGTGCACGAAAGGGCAAAGAATTACCAAGGAGGAGTCTACATCTCGCATTGGTACAACCCCTATTTTATCGAGGGCACAAAAACAGTCGCTTACGAGGTTTATGAGCAGGTAGGGAGTTTAGACTATGCGTTAGCACCAACAGGGAGCGGAACTATGTTTTTGGGCATCTACAAAGGCTTCAAAGATTTAGAAAAGCTCGAAAAAGTAGGAATCCCCAAGATGGTTGCAGTTCAAGGGAAGGGATATGAAAGCTTATGCAAGAGGAGTGCTGAGAAAAGCCAGCTGGCGGAAGGAATAGCTATTCCCAACCCTCCAAGGAGGGAGCAAATGACTGAGGTGCTAAAGAATACAAAGGGAACATGCGTCTCCGTAGGCGACGAGGAAATAAAAAATGCTCTTGAAGAGCTACTATCTATGGGATTCCTCGTTGAGCCAACTTCAGCGGTTACTTATGCAGGGTTTAAAGCGCTTTTAGAAAAGGAGTATTTCGAGAGAGGTTCGAGAGTGCTAATACCCCTCACCGGCTCGGGATTAAAGAACATTTAATGGAGCCGGGAGGGGGATTTGAACCCCCGTAAAGCGGATCTGCAGTCCGCCGCCTCACCTCTAGGCTATCCCGGCATTTTACCCGAAGAAAATATTTTGGCGCCGCGGCGGGGATTTGAACCCCGGAGGGACAACGCCCACCGGCTTAGCAGGCCGGCGCCCTACCAGGCTAGGCTACCGCGGCATGTCCAACATTAAGGAGTTAAGGAGGGTATTTAAATCTTTCGCAAAAGGCAACGATATTGTCGAGAAACCTGGGCATTGCCTTTTCAGGTATCCAGCCATATTACCACATGAGTCTCAAACTGGTACGAACTTCAATTGAACAGAAACTTATAGAATTGCGGCCATAAATGTTGGAGTCTATTATTCGCGCGTTGATTCTGATTGAGCGGTTTTTAAGACTACAAAACGGGAAAATTCGTCCTATATGTTGTTATGTTGTTAAGAGAAAAATAAATTAAAAGAGCAACTTGACGAAACAGGAAGCTCTATCAGTCAGACAGGTGGTTCGCTCCCGATCAGATAGTGCCTTCTTCCTTGAACTTAGTTCCTATTGCGTCAGCAGCATTCAATGCGTTTATAACCATCTCCTTGGTAACTTTGAATGGCTCGTTGTGGATTGTTTCGCCTGGTGCCGTAGCCTTTTCAGCTACAATCTCGAGGTCGTCCTCTGATACATTTATTTCTTCTAGGGTCATTGGGAGACCAACTGCCTTGTAGAAGCTCAGCAGCTCCAATATAACTTCTTTTGGCTGGTTCTCCAGAACGAGCTGAGTCAAGGTACCTATAGCTACAAGCTGTCCATGTGCACCGCGCACATGAGGTGCCGCTGTCAGTCCGTTGTGAATTGCATGTGCAGCAGCCAATCCTCCGGATTCGAAACCGAGACCACTCAGCAGGGTGTTCGCTTCTATAATCATCTCCAATGCGGGCGTGACTGCATTCCTCTCACATGCCAGTATTGCTTCGGTTCCATACTTAGTTAACAATTCCCAGCACAATCTTGCGAGTGTCAAGGCAGTGTGTGTTGGCAACGCACCCTCTCTAAGACAGTTCTTGGATCTGCTGGCATAAACCGCTTCAGCCTCAAATTTTGTTGATGAAGCATCTCCCATTCCATATACTAAGAATTTTACTGGTGCACGTGCTATTATCTCTGAGTCAACAATGACCAACGCCGGGTTGTATGGATAAAACTCGTATCTCTTAAAGACGTGGTTTTCGTCGTATACAACTGAAAGTGCACTACAGGGAGCATCTGTAGAAGCCACTGTGTTTATCAAAGCGACTTTAACGCCTAGTCTGTGGGCCACGAGTTTTGCCAAGTCCATAATTGACCCACCGCCGACGCCAATGACAAAATCACATTCGGCGGCCTTTGCCTCTTCTACCAGTCTGTCCGCAGCTTCGTCAGTACAGTATTTTTCCTTATTTGAGTATGCACCAACTTCACAGCCAGCTTCTGCTAGGGCAGTCCTTATTTGCTCTTCACACTGCTTTAATGAGGTCCTTCCTCCAATCAACAAAGCCCTCTTTCCACCAAGTAAGGGAATCCATCTGTGTAGTTTTTCTACGACTCTTGGACCCAGAACATACCTTGTTGGAGCTCCCAGAACTTTTGGTGTTTCATATATATTTTCCAAAGGCATACAGTACTACCCCCTTTAAGCGTATTTGAGTTTTCATAAACTAATTTTAAACGTTTCTTCATAGGAATTAACAAAATGACCAATGACAACTTGTAAAACAAGAGTTCAAGATGTTGTGTCAAAGTCATACTGACAAGTATCTATTCTGAAAAGCGCTTGGCAAAAAGTTTATAAGATGGTTGTGCCCAAACGTTGGTAAGGGAAATATGACCTTTGCCGAGAAGTTTGACGTTGTTATAATAGGTGCAGGCCCTGCAGGCCTTTTTGCGGCATATGAGCTTGCAGAAAAAAGCAATCTGAAAATTGCGATTTTTGACGAAGGCGGAGATATAGAGCAGAGAACATGCCCCATGGACGAACTCGGCCACTGCATTGGGTGCAAGCCCTGTCATATAATGAGCGGTGTAGGTGGCGCAGGTGGACTAAGTGATGGGACTATAAACTTAA comes from Thermococcus aggregans and encodes:
- the udp gene encoding uridine phosphorylase, with the protein product MKKFMPADRPQTEEGYQYHIACKPGDVARYVLLPGDPERVPKISSLWDEAREIAFHREYRTHTGKYKGVPISVTSTGIGGPSTAIAIEELAAIGADTFIRVGSTGAIQPGIEIGDLIIAKAAVRLEGTSKQYVRVEYPASADIEVTLALIEAAETLGVKYHLGITASTDSFYVGQARPGLNGYFPSFAKNLIDDLRQAKVTNFEMEAATLYTLANIYGLRAGCVCAVFANRITNEFGKAGEKEAALVASEAVKILHEWDEEKEKKGKKVWFPSLRKL
- a CDS encoding pyridoxal-phosphate dependent enzyme: MLKCLKCGKTHRGFKIMCECGGILEYIDEKSGNFNSLLKRQFLDIRRYLNFLPAKEEFLPKLTPPVTPIVEREIKGVKVFFKLDYLMPSGSFKDRGTYITIAKLKEEGIREVTLDSSGNAALSLALFAKSEGIKAHLFIPEHTSEGKKRLLKLLGAEVHEIEGSRMEVHERAKNYQGGVYISHWYNPYFIEGTKTVAYEVYEQVGSLDYALAPTGSGTMFLGIYKGFKDLEKLEKVGIPKMVAVQGKGYESLCKRSAEKSQLAEGIAIPNPPRREQMTEVLKNTKGTCVSVGDEEIKNALEELLSMGFLVEPTSAVTYAGFKALLEKEYFERGSRVLIPLTGSGLKNI
- a CDS encoding glycerol dehydrogenase, which translates into the protein MPLENIYETPKVLGAPTRYVLGPRVVEKLHRWIPLLGGKRALLIGGRTSLKQCEEQIRTALAEAGCEVGAYSNKEKYCTDEAADRLVEEAKAAECDFVIGVGGGSIMDLAKLVAHRLGVKVALINTVASTDAPCSALSVVYDENHVFKRYEFYPYNPALVIVDSEIIARAPVKFLVYGMGDASSTKFEAEAVYASRSKNCLREGALPTHTALTLARLCWELLTKYGTEAILACERNAVTPALEMIIEANTLLSGLGFESGGLAAAHAIHNGLTAAPHVRGAHGQLVAIGTLTQLVLENQPKEVILELLSFYKAVGLPMTLEEINVSEDDLEIVAEKATAPGETIHNEPFKVTKEMVINALNAADAIGTKFKEEGTI